Within Veillonellales bacterium, the genomic segment ACGATATGCCGAATGTTTATCCTTACTGGATCACTTGTGTAGGCGAAGGAATTCAGGCGAAACGGCGCAGCGCCGCCTGCTTGATCAGTTATTTGTCGGCGCCGATGAGCATTGCCGGGACATATGACGAACTGGCCGAACTGGAAAAACTGCTGGAAGAATACTGCCATTTCAAGCAGGATGCGGCCAATACCGATATGGCAGCCATCCAGGAAATGATCCGCGCTAAAGTGAAAGAGGCGAACTTGGCAGAAGATGTGCCGGAAACGGCTGCGGCTGATTTTGCCGAATATGTGGGCAATTTGCATGTGTATATCACTGATATCAAAAATATGCAAATGAGCATCGGGCTGCATACTTTGGGCTGTCCGCCGACCGGGGAGCACCTGACGGAATATTTGCTGGCCTTGACGAAAGTCAACAATGGGGATATTCCGTCGCTTACCCAGACATTGGCCGGGATGTTCGGCTTCGATTATTATACTCTGCTGGAGAACAGCGGCACTATGCTGCCTGACGGCAGTAAAACTTATGGCATGTTGATTGTTGAAATCAGGGAAAAGAGCCGTGAAGTTATTTTATTGTTAATGGACAATGATTTTGCTGCAAAGAAGGCAGACGCTGTTTTTGCTTTACCCTGGACGGCTCAAATGGATCCGTCATTGCGGGAACAGCTGCTTTGTGTCGCTCAATATATTTGTACGCAAATCGCTCCCGGTTTGCTGAAAACGACCCAGGAAATAACCAACTTGCTGGCCGCCCTGGACGGTGAGTATATAGAGCCAAGTCCGTCGGGGGCGCCGACCAGCGGCGGCGCGGACTTGCTGCCGACCGGCCGCAACTTTTACAGTGTGGATCCGCGCACCCTACCGACGCCGGTCGCCTGGGAAATCGGCAAGCAGATGGCGGATGACGTCATAGCCAGCTATATTGAGGAAGAAGGACGCTATCCGGAAAGCGTGGGCATTATCTTGTGGGCCACCAGCAATCTGCGCAATCACGGTCAATGTGTCGCCGAATTTTTGTACTTGATGGGATTGCGTCCCGTCTGGCAAAAAGGCAGTCTGCGGGTCGTGGATATCGAAGTCATTCCCCTGAAGGAATTGAAGCGGCCCCGGGTGGATGTCACCGGCCGGATCAGCGGCCTGTTCCGGGATAGTATGCCAAGTTCGGTTTCCTGGCTGGACAAAGCGGCGACTATGGCGGCGGCGCTGGATGAAAGCATTGAGGAAAACTATATCCGCAAGCATGTTTTACAGGAAGCGGGCGAATTGGAAGAACAGGGCATGGATCATGCTGCTGCCTGGCGGCAGGCATCCTACCGCATTTTCGGCGATCCTCCCGGTGCCCACGGCGCCGGAGTCGGCGCGCTGCTGGAAGCGAAAAACTGGGACAATATCGACGATATTGCCAAAGTCTATGTGCGCTGGGGCGGACATGTTTACGGCGAAGGAGCGAACGGCACCTATATGCCGGAACAATTCAGCCGGCGCATGGGCAGTTTGGATATCACGGTTCAGAATGTGGATCACCGGGAGTCGTCCATGCTGAGCGGCGATGATTATAATTCCTATCGCGGCGGAATGGTGGCGGCGGTTCGCAGTATTAAGGGGGAAATGCCCCGCAACTATGTCAGCGACAGCTCGGACCGCAGCAAAGTAGTGATTCGCAGCCTGGAGAACGAATTAAAGCGCTGGTTCCGGGGCGAAGCCGTGAATCCCAAGTATATCAACGGAATGAAAGAACATGGCTATAAAGGCGCCGCCGACATGTCTACTTATGTGGCGGTCAGCTACCAATGGGATGCCACCAGCGATGTGATGGAAGACTGGATGTATGAAAAATATGCCGAAAAATATGCCCTGGACCCGGCTACTCAGGAGTGGATGAAAGAGGTCAATCCCTGGGCGCTGCACCGGATAGCGGAAACTCTGCTGGAAGCGGCGCAGCGGGGTTTGTGGCAGGCTAAAGCAGAGACAAAGCAGGAACTGGAGCAGCTCTTTCTTTCCATTGAAGGCGAACTGGAAGAGCGAAGCGACGATAAGTGATTTTTATGCCGCTAGTAGTCAACACCAGACCGCTTCACCGGGCCACCTGCCGCCGCTCGTCTGACTGGGCGGCAATTGCTGTTCGTTCCCCGGCACGGGGAATATAAAAAGCCGCCTTCATCCGGTAAAGGCGGCACAGCAGCAGGGAAGAACCCTAACAGCGAAAAAATTTTTCTTTTTGTTCGGCAGAATATGCTATACTAAGCGTACAGGCTGTCTTGGAGCGGTTAGCCACTTCCTTTTTAGGAGGTGGTAGGATGACAATGTTTGAGGCAATGTATCTCATGATTGCATTTGCAACACTCGTTGTTTTGATCATAAAAAAGCAGAAATAACCGCCTCCTAGCCAAGGTCTGCGGTTATTTCTCATAACTCAACCGGGCTAACCGTTTTCCGGTTAGACAGCCTGTGAGACTGACGTGTTAGCGCACGTCAGTCCTTTTCTTATATTATACCCATTGCCTGAAAAATATGCAACTGCCCGGGGGAAATATCCTGCCGGCAGGGTGCGACGGACTGTGTGTGCCGCTCTAAGGTGACGGCGGCTCCAGAGATCGCCGCGTCGCTATCGCTCCTCGCGATGACAGAATCATTTTTCTGTTTTTATACTAACGTGATTTGTCATTGCGAACGCAGCGAAGCGAAGTGCGGCAATCTCAGAGACACTGACTTTTCTTTCTTAATAATGACTGTAAGGAGAACTGGAAGAGCGAAGCGACGGCGAGTGATTTTAGAATTCGACGGTACTTGACAAATTACGGGACATCTTTTACTATAGTAGGCGTAAGTGAAAAATTTCATATATTGGTATAGGTGCCCAGCAGGGCTTAATAGGGAAGTCCGGTATAATCCCGGCACGGTCCCGCCACTGTAATGGAGAGCAAACCCAAGAATATGCCACTGAAACGAAAGTTTTGGGAAGGTTTGGGAAGAGCAATGACCCAGAGTCAGGAGAACTGCCTATACAACGATCACCGTTTGACCTGCGAGAGATGGGGAGGGGATTTGCATGGCAGTTTGCATTGGCTGCGATTGTGCTTATTTCGTCCCGGCGTTTTTTGAACGCCGGGATTTTTAATAGGTATGACGTATGATTACAATGTAAAATTGGTTTGCTTTTGATTGCCTCCCGTCCTGTGACGGGAGATTTTTTTAGCCATTCCGCTCCCTATCGCGGGCATAACGCAGAATGAGAAGGGAGGAAAATTAACCGCTAATCTTTCTCTGCGCTCTTCGCGCCTTCGCGGTGCGACATCCTCATAACTCCCTCTGCGGTTAAAAAAACTTCCCTATTTTCAAAAGGAGGTGAGAGACAGAAGCTACGGCAATATCGACAGACTAAACAGATAAGGGAGGACGATTTTCATTGAGACAAGCAAGCCGGAGCAAAAAGAGGACAACCCTGCTGTGCGCCATGATCAGCAGTGCACTCATACTTGGCATGACGGGAATTTCCCAGGCGGAGGAGCAGAACGACTATTCTTTTGACCAGGTCGTGGTTACGGCGACAAAAACACCGCTGGAACAGTTTGAAGCGAACGCCAACATATCCGTTGTAACCAGGGAACAAATTGAAAACAATCATTATCAAAATCTGGCGGAAGCACTGCGGGATGTGCCGGGCGTAACTGTTACTACATATGGCAACAGCGTGGGGTTTGAATATTCCAGCAGCATTGCTATTAACGGGTCGCCCCAAATCGTCGTTTTAATTGACGGCATCCGAGCGAATACCAACGGCAGCGATATGACGGTTTTTCCGGTTGGATTAGTGAATGATATGGATAATATTGAAAGGATTGAAGTGCTGAAAGGCGCCGCTTCCACCTTGTACGGTTCCGATGCCAAAGGCGGCGTTATCAATATCATTACCCGCAAAGGCGATGCCAATAAAACAACTTTGACCATTGGCGGCGGCAGTTATGACAGGGAAAATTATGCTATGGCCAACCGGGGAAGGGAAGGCGATTACAGCTGGGTTGTGACCAGCCGGAAAGATATTTCCGGTACTTATGCGAACGGCAATGGGGAGGACATCCCGTCTCATTCCAATTCGACGACGAATACGTTTAAATTAACCAAGAAAATTAATTCAGCTTCCGATGTTACCTTCAGCTATGACCGGTATCAGGGAGATTATACCCGTGCTAATAGTGCCAAGGATTTTACGCTTAAATACGGCGATAATGATAATTCGGATTGGAAATTCATTTATAACTATAAATTTTCCGATAATGCGTCCAATCAGCTGTCATTTTATCAAAACAAGCATAAAATGTCCGATGCGACAAACACTCCCGGTAGCAATTGGTTCATGGATATGAAAACAAAGGGAGCGCAGGATCAGTTTACCAGAAAAATTGGCGACAAACATACCGGAACGTTTGGCTTTGATATTTATCAGGACCGCATTGATTATCACTATGGTAAATGGGTTGCGTATAACGATAAAAGTATTACGGATCGGGCCGTATATTTGCAGGATGAATGGCAGATGAATGACAAGTGGAAATTCACCGCCGGCGTTCGCAATGATCATCATTCCATATATGGCAATCATGCTTCACCCAGTTTCAATTTAGGTTATAAACAGGATGACAAGACGAACTATTATATAGCATTTAAAAAATATTTTGTTTCGCCGAATCTGGACGAATTATATGATACCTTATACGGCGGGAATACCAGTCTCAAACCGGAAACCGGGCATACGACAGAAGGCGGGATCAATCATAAGTTCGACGATACCTTTACCGTATCCGCTCATATGTTTGAAACAAGCACGAATGATGCCATTGCCTACGTTGGCACGATGGCCGGCGGCCAGTATGTGAACCTTGACCATGAACTCGCCCATGGCTGGGATGTACAATTAAATAAAAAAATGTCGCCTTCCTTTACAATATATGCAAACTATACAAATACTACCTATAACATGTCAGGTGCGGCTACTCCTGTAATGGGCTATTCTCACCTGCCAAGAGGTTTGTGGAATATCGGCATGGACTATCACCGGGATAAATATAACATTGGCTTGCTGGGTCATGGCAACATTGCTTTGCCGGGCGTTTTACCCACCAATACATACTGGGTCTGGGATATGGCCGTAAACTACAAAATTGATAAAAATAAAAAAGTTTTTGTCAAAGTCAATAATCTGTTTGACAAATATTATGCGGTTTATGGCAGCCCCAAAAATGGATTTTATACCTGCCCCGGACGCAACGTTCAGGCAGGTTTGCAATATCAATTTTAAGCTTTGCCGGGCAAGAAGCTGCGGCTTGTTTGGGCGCCGGCTGCTTGCTGCATAGCAGCAGAGCTGTTGTCCGGGCAGCGTCTCCGGAATATGTCGAATTATAAAGGGGAATTCACTTGACAAATAAATTTGCATCGTTTACGATCATTGACAGCAAGTGAAAAATTTTATAAATTGGTGTAGGTGCCAACAGGGCTTAATAGGGAAGTCCGGTATGATTCCGGCGCGGTCCCGCCACTGTAATGGAGAGCAAACTCAAGATATGCCACTGGAACGGAAGTTTTGGGAAGGTTTGAGAAGCGCAATGACCCAGAGTCAGGAGAACTGCCTATACAACAATCGCCGTTATGACCTGCGAGAGATGGGGAGGGGATTTGCGCAATAGTTTGTATTTTTTGATTGTGTTTATTTCGTCCCGGCGTATTTGTATACGCCGGGATTTCTTTTCTGAAAATAGAGAAAGCTAACCGCGGCGAACACAGAGGAGAGCGGATGAGATGAAAAAAATTGCATTTTACGGAAAAGGCGGTATCGGGAAATCGACAACAGCGGCCAATGTGTCGGCTGCCCTGGCGGAAACAGGACATAAGGTTTGCCAGATCGGCTGCGATCCGAAAAACGATTCCACTCGGCTGCTGCTGGGAAAGATCTGTTCCCAGACGGTGCTGGATATGGTCAGGCAGCACGGGGATGGGGTAACGACAGAGCAAATCGTACATAGCGGCTTTGCCGGGGTAAAATGTGTGGAAGCCGGCGGGCCGGAGCCGGGAGTCGGCTGCGCCGGACGGGGAATCATCGTTGCCCTGGAGAAACTGAAAGCGCTAAAAGCGATCAGCGATGATCATATGATTTTATATGACGTCCTGGGGGACGTAGTCTGCGGCGGTTTTGCCGTTCCCATCCGGGAAGGCTATGCCAGCGACATCTATATCGTGTCTTCCGGCGAGATGATGTCCTTATACGCCGCCAATAACATTGCCAAGGGGATTGCGAAATTCGCCGGCCGGGGGAAAGTGCGCCTTGGCGGCATCATCGGCAACAGCCGGAATGTCGTCAGGGAACAGGAACTGCTCCGGGCTTTTGCGGTGAAACTGAATACGCGGCTGCTTACCTTTATTCCCCGGGATCAAATGGTTCATCAGGCGGAGATCCATCACCAGACGGTGATTGAATGGGCGGGGCAGTCGCCCCAGGCGGAAGTGTACCGGAATCTGGCGGATCTGATTCTGGCGAATAAGCAGCTGACGATACCGACGCCGGTAGCGTTTGCCGAGCTGGAAGAGCTGGTGCTGGCATATGGTGAAGAGTAAACGGCCCCTGGTCGCAATCAAGAACGGCTGCAGCTGCAGCATGCCCGGCGTTTGGCGGGCGGTGGCTCACAGCCGGGGGGCCGCGGTGATCTTTCACAGCCCCAGAGCCTGTGGTCATGTGACCCGGGATATGGGATTAAGCGGTCATTATCGCGCCGTGGCCCGGCGGGAATTTGTTCCCCGGCAGTATAGAGCGCCTTTGATTACCAGCAATTTGGCGGAAGAGCATGCTATCTTCGGCGGTACGGAACAATTGCAGAATTGCATTGAGCATGTTGTCGGGCAGTATCACCCCGCGTATATTGTGATTGCCAATTCCTGTGTAGCCGGTGTGATCGGCGACGATGTGCAGACTGTGGCTCAGGCGGCGGAGAAGAAATGGAAGCTGCCGGTTTTATCGGTCCCCTGCTGCGGCTTTTTAGACGGCGGCGAGTATCACGCCGGGTTTTATTATACCGGGCGGGAACTTGTACAGCGGTTTATGACCCGCCAGCCCAGGCGGGAGGGCACGGTAACATTGCTGGGCGATCGGGGCGGTCCCAACAGTTTCGATGTACAGGAAATGAAGCGGCTGCTCCAGTGCTTTAACCTGCAGGTCAGGTTTCAGTTTCCCGGCTATGTTTCCGCCGAAGAATTGGGGCAGATCCCTTCCTCCGCTATGAACCTGCTGATGGGAGGCAGGCCGGAATCCTATTCCTGGCTGCGCAAACTGGCGGTGGATATGGAAGCGAAGACGAACGTGCCTTTTTTGGACAGGGATCATCCGGCCGGCTGGCAGGATACCCGGCTGTGGTTGAGACAACTGGGAGAATTTTTAGACCGGGAAGCGGAAGCCTTGCTGGTGGAACGGGAACAGGAACAGCGCCTGAATCGGCAGCTCTGCCAGCTGCGGCCGGTGCTGCGGAACGTACGGACTGTACTGTGCATCGGACGTTCCCTGCTTCATTTTCAACCGGGCTGGGTGCTTGAAATGCTGGAGCTTTCCGGAACGGCACTGGAAGGAATTATTTTGCTGTCAGGTTTAACGGATACCCAGCGGCAAGAAATGCGTCAGGTATTGAAACAATATACGGACCGGCCGGTAGTGGAACAGCAGGCTGGCGACGAACTGCTGGAACAGGCAGAGCTGGTGGTTACGACCCATGAACTGGAGGATGACAGCAGACGGCAGCTTTTTTTGCCCATTCTGCCGCCGGTGGGGGTTGGCGGCATCACTGCCGTGCTGCGTAAATGCGTCCGGCTGGCGACGCGTTGCGGGCAGCGGGGAGGTATTGTATATGGGTAAGGAGCAATGGGACAATATATGCAATCAGAATAATTGCTGCGCCCTGACCGGGGCGGCTGCTTTCT encodes:
- a CDS encoding TonB-dependent receptor, which encodes MRQASRSKKRTTLLCAMISSALILGMTGISQAEEQNDYSFDQVVVTATKTPLEQFEANANISVVTREQIENNHYQNLAEALRDVPGVTVTTYGNSVGFEYSSSIAINGSPQIVVLIDGIRANTNGSDMTVFPVGLVNDMDNIERIEVLKGAASTLYGSDAKGGVINIITRKGDANKTTLTIGGGSYDRENYAMANRGREGDYSWVVTSRKDISGTYANGNGEDIPSHSNSTTNTFKLTKKINSASDVTFSYDRYQGDYTRANSAKDFTLKYGDNDNSDWKFIYNYKFSDNASNQLSFYQNKHKMSDATNTPGSNWFMDMKTKGAQDQFTRKIGDKHTGTFGFDIYQDRIDYHYGKWVAYNDKSITDRAVYLQDEWQMNDKWKFTAGVRNDHHSIYGNHASPSFNLGYKQDDKTNYYIAFKKYFVSPNLDELYDTLYGGNTSLKPETGHTTEGGINHKFDDTFTVSAHMFETSTNDAIAYVGTMAGGQYVNLDHELAHGWDVQLNKKMSPSFTIYANYTNTTYNMSGAATPVMGYSHLPRGLWNIGMDYHRDKYNIGLLGHGNIALPGVLPTNTYWVWDMAVNYKIDKNKKVFVKVNNLFDKYYAVYGSPKNGFYTCPGRNVQAGLQYQF
- a CDS encoding nitrogenase iron protein NifH; amino-acid sequence: MKKIAFYGKGGIGKSTTAANVSAALAETGHKVCQIGCDPKNDSTRLLLGKICSQTVLDMVRQHGDGVTTEQIVHSGFAGVKCVEAGGPEPGVGCAGRGIIVALEKLKALKAISDDHMILYDVLGDVVCGGFAVPIREGYASDIYIVSSGEMMSLYAANNIAKGIAKFAGRGKVRLGGIIGNSRNVVREQELLRAFAVKLNTRLLTFIPRDQMVHQAEIHHQTVIEWAGQSPQAEVYRNLADLILANKQLTIPTPVAFAELEELVLAYGEE
- a CDS encoding nitrogenase component 1, producing MVKSKRPLVAIKNGCSCSMPGVWRAVAHSRGAAVIFHSPRACGHVTRDMGLSGHYRAVARREFVPRQYRAPLITSNLAEEHAIFGGTEQLQNCIEHVVGQYHPAYIVIANSCVAGVIGDDVQTVAQAAEKKWKLPVLSVPCCGFLDGGEYHAGFYYTGRELVQRFMTRQPRREGTVTLLGDRGGPNSFDVQEMKRLLQCFNLQVRFQFPGYVSAEELGQIPSSAMNLLMGGRPESYSWLRKLAVDMEAKTNVPFLDRDHPAGWQDTRLWLRQLGEFLDREAEALLVEREQEQRLNRQLCQLRPVLRNVRTVLCIGRSLLHFQPGWVLEMLELSGTALEGIILLSGLTDTQRQEMRQVLKQYTDRPVVEQQAGDELLEQAELVVTTHELEDDSRRQLFLPILPPVGVGGITAVLRKCVRLATRCGQRGGIVYG
- the cobN gene encoding cobaltochelatase subunit CobN, with amino-acid sequence MGKTLFLTNMEQQYSTMNRAKTALLAENLLTEQADAILLNDCEIWSAQWGKSFLQCDFILFSWMGTGLNTPFLKKSAEFMRRRKIKHLYLIADPGDDILEYGITPAEKQRIYQYISFSGLANTRNLWLWLSSRFNQAECCYAEPYQLPWHGIYHPSCREAFTDPAEYRRRFCLPDRPTIAMIFSREEWIWGNLAYQTKIVQEIERQGYNPLLVFSNNLANSETGAPGLGEAFEKYFYDQGRVIIDVLINTFVFSLTVTRFLELKTIMDLGVPVLQAYNLYNSYEWWQASFAGMSASEISYSIAMPEFDGIIHSVLVSTREELADGTHEKQPIIDERIRMLVRKAGKWGILRHKPNREKKIGIVFHNYPPTNSNIGSASCLDSPESIRLLLAEMKQRGYTVDHIPENSQTFMEELIAHATNDRRFITEKQIKEADGKLTAGEYEGFFAGLPEKTRQQMTRDWGEAPGQVFNYAGDLLIPGMLNGNVFITVQPPRGFGEDPGKIYHSPDCAPTHHYIGFYNWLRNVWKADALIHVGTHGSLEWLPGKGTAMSNGCYPDIAIDDMPNVYPYWITCVGEGIQAKRRSAACLISYLSAPMSIAGTYDELAELEKLLEEYCHFKQDAANTDMAAIQEMIRAKVKEANLAEDVPETAAADFAEYVGNLHVYITDIKNMQMSIGLHTLGCPPTGEHLTEYLLALTKVNNGDIPSLTQTLAGMFGFDYYTLLENSGTMLPDGSKTYGMLIVEIREKSREVILLLMDNDFAAKKADAVFALPWTAQMDPSLREQLLCVAQYICTQIAPGLLKTTQEITNLLAALDGEYIEPSPSGAPTSGGADLLPTGRNFYSVDPRTLPTPVAWEIGKQMADDVIASYIEEEGRYPESVGIILWATSNLRNHGQCVAEFLYLMGLRPVWQKGSLRVVDIEVIPLKELKRPRVDVTGRISGLFRDSMPSSVSWLDKAATMAAALDESIEENYIRKHVLQEAGELEEQGMDHAAAWRQASYRIFGDPPGAHGAGVGALLEAKNWDNIDDIAKVYVRWGGHVYGEGANGTYMPEQFSRRMGSLDITVQNVDHRESSMLSGDDYNSYRGGMVAAVRSIKGEMPRNYVSDSSDRSKVVIRSLENELKRWFRGEAVNPKYINGMKEHGYKGAADMSTYVAVSYQWDATSDVMEDWMYEKYAEKYALDPATQEWMKEVNPWALHRIAETLLEAAQRGLWQAKAETKQELEQLFLSIEGELEERSDDK